Proteins encoded by one window of Streptacidiphilus sp. PB12-B1b:
- a CDS encoding DUF2079 domain-containing protein: MCFAAYAVVSLRRQQRMLTTGFDLGIFEQVVRCYAHGRLPVVDLKGPGFQELGDHFSPILATLAPLYRAWPSPAVLLLAQAALFALAVVPLARWAQRAMGPAVAWAVGLGYGASWGIASAVGFDFHEVCFAVPLLAFSLAALGQGRLRAASGWSLPLLLVKEDLGLTVAVIGVLIAWRGGRRLGWATAAAGLVGSALEVLVVIPAFNPGGHYTYLDGLDSAPAGASGLPGQLYRLTVGLVAAPDPKALTLVLLLAPTAFLALRSALLWAAVPTLVWRFASDNPLYWGTNAQYSAVLMPVVFAAFLDALARRPADARSLRHYLVVQLAVTALLLPQFPLVQLAQPGTWRADPRIAGARRIMDLIPDGASVAAGNRLVPQLTDRATVTEFGLSARPAPRWIMLDTATPQGWPITAAQQADLVDRARTEGYRTVADADGFLLLHLAGEPSPR; this comes from the coding sequence GTGTGTTTCGCCGCCTACGCGGTGGTGTCGCTCCGCCGACAGCAGCGGATGCTGACGACCGGCTTCGACCTGGGCATCTTCGAGCAGGTCGTGCGCTGCTACGCGCACGGGCGGCTGCCGGTCGTCGACCTGAAAGGACCGGGCTTCCAGGAGCTGGGCGACCACTTCTCGCCGATCCTGGCCACCCTGGCGCCGCTCTACCGGGCGTGGCCCTCGCCCGCGGTGCTGCTGCTCGCGCAGGCCGCCCTGTTCGCGCTGGCGGTGGTGCCGCTGGCCCGGTGGGCGCAGCGGGCCATGGGGCCCGCGGTGGCGTGGGCGGTGGGGCTGGGCTACGGCGCGTCCTGGGGGATCGCCTCCGCGGTGGGCTTCGACTTCCACGAGGTGTGCTTCGCCGTTCCGCTGCTGGCGTTCTCGCTGGCCGCACTCGGCCAGGGGCGTCTGCGCGCGGCGTCCGGATGGTCGCTGCCGCTGCTGCTGGTGAAGGAGGACCTGGGGCTGACCGTGGCGGTGATCGGGGTGCTCATCGCCTGGCGCGGGGGGCGCCGGCTCGGCTGGGCCACCGCGGCAGCGGGGCTCGTGGGCAGCGCGCTGGAAGTGCTGGTCGTCATCCCCGCCTTCAACCCCGGCGGCCACTACACCTATCTGGACGGCCTGGACTCCGCGCCCGCCGGTGCGTCGGGCCTGCCCGGGCAGCTGTACCGGCTGACGGTCGGCCTGGTGGCCGCGCCCGACCCCAAGGCGCTCACCCTGGTGCTGCTGCTGGCCCCGACCGCCTTCCTCGCCCTGCGCTCCGCGCTGCTGTGGGCCGCCGTACCCACCCTGGTGTGGCGGTTCGCCTCGGACAATCCGCTGTACTGGGGGACCAATGCCCAGTACAGCGCGGTCCTGATGCCGGTGGTCTTCGCGGCCTTCCTGGACGCCCTCGCCCGGCGGCCGGCCGACGCCCGCTCCCTGCGGCACTACCTGGTCGTCCAGCTCGCGGTCACAGCGCTGCTGCTGCCACAGTTCCCGCTCGTCCAGCTCGCGCAGCCCGGCACCTGGCGCGCCGACCCGAGGATCGCGGGCGCGCGGCGGATCATGGACCTGATCCCGGACGGGGCCAGCGTCGCCGCCGGGAACCGCCTGGTTCCGCAGCTGACCGACCGCGCCACCGTCACCGAGTTCGGCCTCTCCGCCCGCCCGGCGCCCCGCTGGATCATGCTCGACACGGCGACTCCCCAGGGCTGGCCGATCACCGCCGCACAACAGGCCGACCTGGTCGACCGGGCCCGCACCGAGGGCTACCGTACCGTCGCCGATGCGGACGGCTTCCTGCTGCTGCACCTCGCGGGCGAGCCGTCGCCGCGGTGA
- a CDS encoding YihY/virulence factor BrkB family protein — protein MDEREPQHEPQHTGAGTQGAAEENEGAGRAPEKPSDLPRGSSRGILKRTLKEYKADNLADLAAALTYYAVLAVFPALLALVSIVGLLSKSTAKSLTDNITSVAPGAVRSTLTSIVAQVQASGGKALIPLIIGVVIALWSASGYVAAFMRAGNTVYDIGEGRPAWKTLPIRFGITVFLVVVLAVISVGMVFTGSLARKTGSILGLGNTAVTVWDYAKWPVMVILFALVVAVLHWAAPNVRHGFSWVTRGSLLSIGIWIVASALFAVYVSNFSSYNKTYGTFAGIIIFLIWLWITNIALLLGLEYSAESERARAHEGGQPLDEEPYVEPRDSRKL, from the coding sequence ATGGACGAACGCGAGCCGCAGCACGAGCCGCAGCACACCGGAGCCGGTACCCAGGGCGCCGCCGAGGAGAACGAGGGGGCCGGGCGGGCGCCCGAGAAGCCGTCCGACCTGCCCCGCGGCTCCTCACGCGGGATTCTGAAGCGCACCCTCAAGGAGTACAAGGCCGACAACCTGGCCGACCTGGCGGCGGCGCTCACGTACTACGCGGTCCTGGCGGTCTTTCCCGCGCTGCTGGCCCTGGTGTCGATCGTGGGCCTGCTGAGCAAGTCGACGGCCAAGTCGCTGACCGACAACATCACCAGCGTGGCCCCGGGCGCCGTCCGCTCCACCCTGACCAGCATCGTCGCGCAGGTGCAGGCCAGCGGCGGCAAGGCGCTGATCCCGCTGATCATCGGCGTGGTGATCGCCCTGTGGTCGGCGTCGGGATACGTGGCGGCCTTCATGCGGGCCGGCAACACCGTCTACGACATCGGTGAGGGGCGTCCCGCGTGGAAGACGCTGCCCATCCGCTTCGGGATCACCGTCTTCCTCGTCGTCGTGCTGGCAGTGATCTCGGTGGGCATGGTGTTCACCGGCAGCCTGGCCCGCAAGACCGGGAGCATCCTGGGCCTGGGCAACACCGCGGTGACGGTGTGGGACTACGCCAAATGGCCGGTCATGGTCATCCTGTTCGCCCTGGTGGTCGCGGTGCTGCACTGGGCCGCGCCCAACGTCAGGCACGGGTTCTCCTGGGTCACCCGCGGCAGCCTGCTGAGTATCGGCATCTGGATCGTCGCGTCCGCCCTCTTCGCGGTCTACGTCTCGAACTTCAGCAGCTACAACAAGACCTACGGCACCTTCGCCGGGATCATCATCTTCCTCATCTGGCTCTGGATCACCAACATCGCCCTGCTGCTGGGGCTGGAGTACAGCGCGGAGTCCGAACGCGCCCGGGCGCACGAGGGCGGCCAGCCGCTGGACGAGGAGCCCTACGTCGAACCCCGGGACAGTCGCAAGCTCTGA
- a CDS encoding DUF4126 family protein, protein MPETAAPGAGLWRAALLGAAAGGRSMSGVAVLALSVPGTETERPARWLAGTGATVAAVLAGAGELVLDKLPATPSRLSPQGLAPRIVLGAFTGAAVTAHLEQTEEPRRLAAPAALAAATALLGALAGARWRSLARRGPLPDWAAALAEDAVVLGLATTACLLRARPAVDDLPAGTPIAHTDVSG, encoded by the coding sequence ATGCCTGAGACGGCGGCTCCCGGCGCCGGGCTGTGGCGGGCCGCCCTGCTGGGCGCCGCCGCCGGCGGCCGCAGCATGAGCGGCGTCGCCGTGCTCGCCCTCAGCGTTCCCGGCACCGAAACCGAGCGCCCCGCGCGCTGGCTGGCCGGTACCGGCGCCACCGTGGCGGCTGTCCTGGCCGGTGCCGGGGAACTCGTCCTCGACAAGCTGCCGGCGACCCCCAGCCGGCTGTCCCCGCAGGGCCTGGCGCCGCGCATCGTGCTCGGCGCCTTCACCGGCGCTGCGGTCACCGCCCATCTCGAGCAGACCGAGGAACCACGCCGCCTGGCCGCCCCGGCCGCCCTGGCCGCTGCGACAGCCCTCCTCGGCGCGCTCGCCGGCGCCCGCTGGCGCAGCCTGGCCCGGCGCGGGCCGCTCCCGGACTGGGCTGCGGCCCTCGCCGAGGACGCCGTCGTCCTCGGCCTCGCCACCACCGCCTGCCTCCTGCGGGCACGGCCTGCGGTCGACGACCTTCCTGCCGGGACTCCGATCGCTCATACGGACGTGTCGGGGTAG